One part of the Bdellovibrio sp. KM01 genome encodes these proteins:
- a CDS encoding ATP-binding protein — protein MKLPSPFEETTNSSKPVQYRVYAIRAVLAMIMAFLIAQINLDYVESWLYDFRIRSQLFQRTSEKIELVYIKPSTVQAFKGQPNAKDQTAILYNLLAAHPRAVVYDFAIDDAQGSEEDKAEWANLIVQSTNVYVATPDTPLKGEERSLYLPLPFDHVRMVSAPKTSDTINFAKDRVTRRMLLSYQDSLMLPVTLAGFYNPDVLDFRNIRGYFDFYDTKQSFIDYRRPGSFPSTVFDDLANGKVDWTKFEDKIVIIGTDLNISESDYILTPYSRIPSAMTRIEMQANIIDTLIRNSSPVRMPTYVNWILLTLISILAIQIVLSMSPAMGLVILVGTLTGFSVISFTLFWLFGWWITMAAPLLAGFLVYYFFIPYRLIIENRRSWEYYQKNKLLSQVEELKTNFISMMSHDLKTPIARIQGMTDVILADQVQLSTQQREAVDTIKHSSDDLLKFISSILNYGKIQSEGVELHMQTKDINNVLQEVIRKHEFLAKVKRIQIVSELEPLFPIRMDPDLMRQVLSNLVENAIKYSPDDTKILVTSEEKDERVVIQVSDQGPGIPEDELNNIFMKFFRSKNVKSTQIKGSGLGLYLAKYFTELHKGRIFVESKDGKGSTFTVELPMEQGGVNA, from the coding sequence ATGAAACTGCCAAGTCCATTCGAGGAAACAACGAACTCCTCGAAACCAGTGCAATACCGCGTTTACGCGATCAGAGCTGTATTAGCTATGATCATGGCGTTCCTTATTGCGCAAATCAATTTGGACTATGTGGAATCATGGCTTTACGACTTCCGCATCCGCTCGCAGCTCTTCCAAAGAACTTCCGAAAAAATTGAGCTGGTTTATATCAAACCCTCAACGGTTCAGGCTTTCAAAGGCCAACCTAACGCCAAGGACCAGACGGCTATTCTTTATAACCTGCTTGCCGCTCACCCGCGCGCCGTGGTCTATGACTTTGCAATCGACGATGCCCAAGGCAGCGAAGAAGACAAAGCTGAATGGGCGAACCTGATCGTTCAAAGCACGAATGTCTATGTGGCCACTCCCGACACCCCATTAAAGGGCGAGGAGCGCAGCCTCTATTTACCTCTGCCGTTTGATCATGTGCGCATGGTTTCGGCTCCTAAGACTTCTGATACCATTAACTTTGCCAAAGACCGCGTCACTCGCCGTATGCTTTTGTCTTATCAGGATTCATTGATGCTTCCTGTGACTTTGGCGGGCTTTTATAATCCTGATGTTTTAGATTTCAGAAATATCCGGGGTTATTTTGATTTCTATGATACCAAGCAATCCTTTATCGACTACCGTCGCCCCGGCTCGTTCCCGTCGACCGTATTTGACGATCTTGCCAATGGCAAAGTGGATTGGACTAAATTCGAAGATAAGATCGTTATCATCGGCACTGATTTAAATATCAGCGAGTCGGACTATATTCTGACTCCCTACAGCCGTATTCCTTCGGCTATGACCCGCATTGAAATGCAGGCAAATATTATCGATACCCTGATCCGTAATTCCAGCCCGGTCAGAATGCCCACCTATGTGAATTGGATTCTGCTGACTTTGATTTCCATCTTGGCGATTCAAATCGTCCTGAGCATGAGCCCAGCAATGGGTTTGGTGATTTTAGTGGGAACACTAACAGGATTTTCGGTTATCTCGTTCACGCTGTTCTGGTTATTTGGCTGGTGGATCACGATGGCCGCTCCGCTGCTGGCGGGTTTCCTGGTTTACTATTTCTTTATCCCTTACCGTCTGATCATCGAAAACCGTCGTAGCTGGGAATACTATCAAAAGAATAAACTTTTAAGTCAGGTGGAAGAGCTTAAGACGAACTTTATCTCGATGATGTCCCATGATTTGAAGACGCCGATTGCGCGTATTCAAGGGATGACGGACGTGATCCTGGCGGATCAGGTGCAATTGAGCACGCAACAGCGTGAAGCCGTTGATACGATCAAGCACTCGTCGGACGACCTATTGAAATTTATCAGCTCGATTTTGAATTATGGAAAAATTCAAAGCGAAGGCGTGGAACTGCACATGCAAACCAAGGACATCAACAATGTCCTGCAGGAAGTCATCCGTAAGCATGAGTTCCTGGCAAAAGTAAAACGCATCCAAATCGTGTCAGAGCTTGAACCACTGTTCCCTATTCGCATGGATCCGGATTTGATGCGCCAAGTGCTTTCAAATCTGGTGGAAAATGCGATCAAGTACAGCCCGGATGACACGAAAATTCTGGTTACCAGCGAGGAAAAGGATGAACGAGTTGTCATCCAAGTTTCTGACCAGGGACCGGGAATTCCAGAGGACGAACTGAATAATATTTTCATGAAGTTCTTTAGAAGCAAAAACGTAAAGAGCACGCAGATCAAAGGCTCTGGGTTGGGCCTTTACCTGGCTAAATATTTTACAGAACTACACAAGGGACGCATCTTTGTGGAGTCGAAAGATGGAAAAGGTTCCACATTTACGGTAGAACTGCCGATGGAACAAGGGGGCGTAAATGCTTAA
- a CDS encoding sigma-54 dependent transcriptional regulator — translation MLKVLVVDDDQGLRLSVKTALTANQRFDVDEAFDGINAMEKIKAGTTKYDLVILDVDMPRLNGLETLRAIKEYDSGIIVMVMTAHATLNDAVQAVKDGAYNYLSKPVAGDELLALIDKAVNAHNLISNIAFSAPVMVEEGRKIIGHTSQMQKVFNIIHRLAKVDTPVLIRGASGTGKELVAKAIHFNSARKDEKFVAINCSAIPENLFESELFGHEKGSFTGADQRKIGKFQFAEGGTLFLDEVGDMPQLMQVKILRVLQEKLFTPVGSNREFASNVRIIAATNRPLEDMIKAGTFREDLFYRLNVVPIFLPALQERKDDLEHMINIFIKKFNQAQGKRINGITPDAMAVLKKHSWPGNIRELENVIEHAFVLETSNLITLASLPEALLIATGTNLIDLSPFETAQNVASAGIVKAAKAHVSLGEDDENAGSDIDSEDLEGEEIVPYSGENLDFNAQKEAFEKEFIIKALKTFRGRINQTALHANIPKKTLLRKIEKYGIIAKDYAN, via the coding sequence ATGCTTAAGGTTTTGGTAGTAGACGACGATCAAGGGTTAAGACTGTCCGTTAAAACAGCTCTTACAGCCAACCAACGTTTTGACGTCGACGAAGCATTCGATGGCATCAACGCCATGGAAAAAATTAAAGCCGGCACGACGAAGTACGACCTTGTTATTCTTGATGTCGACATGCCTCGCTTGAATGGTCTTGAAACTCTTCGCGCCATCAAAGAATACGACTCTGGAATCATCGTGATGGTCATGACAGCGCACGCGACTTTGAATGATGCTGTTCAAGCAGTTAAAGACGGCGCATACAACTATCTTTCCAAACCAGTTGCGGGTGATGAGTTACTGGCTTTGATCGACAAAGCCGTGAACGCCCACAACTTGATTTCCAATATCGCATTCTCTGCACCGGTGATGGTAGAAGAAGGTCGCAAGATCATTGGTCACACATCCCAAATGCAAAAAGTATTTAACATCATCCACCGCCTTGCCAAAGTGGACACTCCGGTTTTGATCCGTGGCGCTTCGGGTACGGGTAAAGAGTTGGTCGCAAAAGCGATCCACTTTAACTCTGCCCGCAAAGACGAAAAATTCGTGGCAATCAACTGCTCTGCAATTCCAGAGAACTTGTTTGAATCTGAATTGTTCGGTCATGAAAAAGGGTCCTTCACAGGCGCTGACCAACGTAAAATCGGTAAATTCCAATTCGCTGAAGGCGGCACTTTGTTCTTGGACGAAGTGGGTGACATGCCCCAGCTGATGCAAGTTAAAATCTTGCGCGTACTTCAGGAAAAACTATTTACGCCAGTGGGTTCGAACCGCGAATTCGCCAGCAACGTACGTATCATCGCTGCGACAAACCGTCCTTTGGAAGACATGATCAAAGCGGGAACTTTCCGTGAAGATTTGTTCTATCGCCTGAACGTCGTACCTATATTCTTGCCAGCTCTTCAAGAGCGCAAAGACGACCTTGAGCACATGATCAACATCTTCATTAAGAAGTTCAATCAAGCTCAAGGCAAACGCATCAATGGAATCACTCCGGATGCCATGGCGGTTCTTAAAAAGCATTCTTGGCCAGGAAATATTCGTGAGCTTGAGAACGTGATTGAACATGCTTTCGTTCTGGAAACGAGCAACCTCATCACTTTGGCTTCATTGCCAGAGGCTTTGTTGATCGCAACAGGGACTAACTTAATCGACCTTTCACCGTTTGAAACGGCTCAAAATGTGGCTTCTGCTGGCATCGTTAAGGCAGCAAAGGCGCATGTGAGCTTGGGTGAAGACGATGAAAACGCTGGCAGTGATATCGACTCCGAAGACCTTGAGGGTGAAGAGATCGTTCCTTACTCTGGCGAGAATCTTGATTTCAACGCGCAAAAAGAAGCGTTCGAAAAAGAATTCATCATCAAGGCACTTAAAACTTTCCGTGGTCGCATCAATCAAACGGCACTTCACGCGAACATTCCGAAAAAAACTTTGCTACGCAAAATTGAAAAATACGGAATTATCGCCAAAGACTACGCAAACTAA
- the lspA gene encoding signal peptidase II, producing the protein MNKKYIWLAAIAGFLVALDQVTKLYIHTHFHLGESVVVIPNFFNFTYVRNFGAAFGFLAESHPSFRELFFLSMPPIALIIIMGILRGVKNEDTKQIVALSSIFGGAIGNYIDRIRFRYVIDFLDFHIYGKWSWPAFNIADMAIVGGVGLLLLLMFLENSKKKESEKGA; encoded by the coding sequence ATGAACAAAAAATACATCTGGCTGGCAGCGATTGCAGGCTTTTTGGTCGCTTTAGACCAAGTAACGAAACTCTACATTCACACACACTTTCACTTGGGTGAATCCGTTGTTGTGATTCCAAACTTCTTTAATTTTACTTACGTTAGAAACTTTGGTGCGGCGTTTGGATTTTTGGCTGAAAGCCATCCCTCTTTCCGTGAATTGTTCTTTCTAAGCATGCCACCGATCGCTTTGATCATCATCATGGGGATCTTGCGTGGAGTGAAAAACGAAGACACGAAACAAATCGTCGCTCTTTCCAGCATCTTTGGTGGCGCGATCGGGAACTACATCGACCGTATCCGCTTCCGCTACGTGATCGACTTCCTGGACTTCCATATCTATGGAAAGTGGAGCTGGCCAGCGTTCAATATCGCTGACATGGCGATCGTGGGCGGTGTGGGACTCCTACTTCTGTTAATGTTCCTAGAGAACAGCAAAAAGAAAGAATCAGAAAAAGGCGCTTAA
- a CDS encoding response regulator transcription factor, whose protein sequence is MKKIVKNLLVIEDDTRLREVLHQELEERDFNVESYGELPDLDRVIPPDGVLLDLRVGNDNGLDFIKLLTAKFPGARVVMMSGFGSVASAVKSMQLGAENFLAKPVTPDMIVRAFTEEQVSEAPKDESEISLARMEREYIDYVLNTSNGNITQAAKKLGLHRQSLQRKLRKNIPNK, encoded by the coding sequence ATGAAAAAAATCGTAAAAAACCTTTTAGTGATCGAAGACGATACTCGTTTAAGAGAAGTTCTGCATCAGGAACTGGAAGAACGTGATTTCAACGTGGAAAGTTATGGCGAGCTTCCTGATCTGGACCGTGTGATTCCGCCCGATGGAGTTTTGCTGGATCTGCGTGTCGGTAACGACAACGGTTTAGATTTTATTAAGCTGCTGACGGCAAAATTTCCTGGAGCTCGCGTGGTGATGATGAGTGGCTTTGGGTCGGTGGCTTCTGCGGTAAAATCCATGCAGCTGGGAGCTGAAAACTTCCTGGCAAAACCAGTGACACCAGATATGATTGTTCGTGCTTTTACCGAGGAACAGGTTTCAGAAGCACCTAAAGATGAATCCGAGATTTCCTTGGCGCGCATGGAGCGGGAATATATTGATTACGTTTTGAATACTTCGAACGGCAATATCACTCAAGCCGCAAAAAAATTGGGACTTCACAGGCAGAGCCTGCAACGGAAGCTTCGCAAGAACATTCCCAATAAATAA
- a CDS encoding sensor histidine kinase codes for MSASLDYERPMLSSVVKSFWPDTSLIQGIVRFRWIAIIFMMVGTVPLLESGYLLKEQLFYFMAVVALLAVFNGLTQGIWSKTSAAKEQSLLFVQLLVDLLAVAGLLFVSGSAANPFIAVLTLHAFLGGMLLINKRSLLFAVILLGLLGILQSETNKDLAVTLNVDRKEMAFHFLFQWVVVVGAWFVARLFSVLLEKQEERIRSLQNRQHRADRLKSLGALAAGFSHEMATPLNSLKLRLDRGVRKLGDPVAAHAEIQQAQLSLDECISIFQKMVGVFATSAEGDLQKLNVHSVLQDIVQSWEADNKIILNKEWAPGELFCRLQPLSFAQTVFDLLDNAKEASGSVTDISLRVYQNNGEIVIEVVDAGSGVSAEIIERLGEPFNTNKQNGNGLGVYSAMMTAQSMGGEFSLRNNSPAKGATARLSIPYEESK; via the coding sequence GTGTCTGCCTCTCTGGACTATGAAAGGCCCATGTTATCCTCTGTCGTTAAATCATTTTGGCCCGATACATCCCTGATTCAGGGAATCGTGCGCTTCCGATGGATCGCGATCATTTTCATGATGGTTGGAACAGTTCCTCTTTTGGAATCTGGATACTTATTAAAAGAGCAGCTTTTTTACTTTATGGCCGTGGTGGCATTGCTTGCGGTTTTCAATGGCCTTACTCAAGGTATCTGGAGCAAAACTTCCGCCGCCAAAGAGCAGTCCCTGTTATTTGTTCAGCTGTTGGTGGATTTGCTGGCCGTCGCGGGACTTTTATTTGTCAGTGGATCAGCTGCGAATCCATTCATCGCAGTACTCACGCTGCATGCGTTTTTAGGAGGCATGCTTCTTATAAATAAACGCAGTCTTTTATTTGCCGTGATTCTTTTAGGGTTGTTGGGAATCTTGCAAAGCGAGACGAACAAAGATCTTGCAGTGACGTTGAATGTGGATCGCAAAGAAATGGCTTTCCATTTTCTATTTCAATGGGTCGTTGTTGTTGGGGCCTGGTTTGTCGCGCGTTTGTTTTCCGTCTTGTTGGAAAAACAAGAAGAGCGTATTCGCAGTTTGCAAAACCGCCAACACCGCGCTGATCGTCTGAAATCTTTGGGGGCCTTGGCTGCAGGGTTTTCCCATGAGATGGCGACTCCGCTGAACTCGCTTAAGCTGCGTTTGGATCGTGGCGTTCGCAAGCTGGGTGATCCCGTGGCAGCCCACGCCGAAATTCAACAGGCACAGTTGTCTTTGGATGAATGTATTTCGATCTTTCAAAAAATGGTGGGCGTATTTGCTACATCTGCCGAAGGTGATTTGCAAAAACTCAATGTTCATTCTGTTTTGCAGGACATTGTACAATCCTGGGAAGCCGACAATAAAATCATCCTGAATAAAGAATGGGCGCCCGGTGAACTTTTTTGCCGTCTGCAGCCGCTATCCTTTGCGCAAACAGTTTTCGATCTATTGGATAATGCAAAGGAAGCTTCCGGTTCCGTCACCGATATTTCCCTGCGCGTCTATCAAAATAATGGTGAGATCGTGATCGAAGTGGTCGATGCAGGTTCTGGTGTGTCTGCAGAAATTATCGAACGCTTGGGTGAGCCGTTCAATACGAACAAACAAAACGGCAATGGCTTGGGAGTTTACTCTGCCATGATGACGGCGCAATCTATGGGGGGCGAGTTCAGCCTTCGCAATAACAGTCCCGCCAAAGGAGCGACGGCGCGTCTGTCGATTCCTTACGAGGAGTCGAAATGA
- a CDS encoding metal ABC transporter substrate-binding protein, with translation MNKLISILVLFVSVNAFAKIKVVATLPDIAEIVKAIGQDNVEVSSLLAGGTDPHFADARPDYILKVNRADVVCSVGLDLEIGWLPKVLEKAANAKVQAGGTGFCELGDAIKPLEIPTGVINRSLGDVHPHGNPHFTLDPLKVAESGAEVVRVLSAVDAGNAAVYQKNYDAFKKQMETLHTQLKAKVKKAKVMEYHKEFTYFFNSYGLDSAGSLEEKPGMPPSATRIAQVAQAAKANKVQVLFATASAPHQTLERFTELSGIPVVTAPSYIQSSGDAKTIEALQNLLVKSIP, from the coding sequence ATGAATAAATTGATTTCTATCCTGGTACTTTTTGTTTCTGTAAATGCCTTCGCAAAAATCAAAGTCGTTGCGACGTTGCCAGATATCGCTGAAATCGTGAAGGCGATTGGACAGGATAATGTTGAAGTTTCCTCTTTGCTTGCTGGTGGGACAGATCCGCATTTTGCAGATGCTCGCCCCGACTATATTTTGAAAGTGAACCGCGCGGATGTGGTTTGCTCAGTGGGTCTTGATTTGGAAATTGGCTGGCTGCCAAAAGTTCTGGAAAAAGCCGCAAATGCCAAAGTCCAAGCTGGTGGCACGGGCTTTTGTGAACTGGGTGATGCGATCAAGCCTTTGGAAATCCCAACGGGCGTGATCAATCGTTCGTTAGGCGATGTCCATCCTCATGGAAATCCGCACTTTACATTAGATCCTTTGAAAGTGGCTGAATCCGGCGCTGAAGTCGTTCGGGTGCTGTCAGCTGTCGATGCGGGAAATGCGGCTGTCTACCAGAAAAATTATGATGCATTCAAAAAACAGATGGAGACTTTACACACTCAGCTAAAAGCAAAAGTTAAAAAAGCAAAAGTGATGGAGTACCACAAGGAATTTACGTATTTCTTTAATTCCTATGGTTTGGATTCAGCTGGTTCTTTAGAAGAAAAACCGGGAATGCCACCTTCTGCGACTCGCATTGCTCAGGTGGCTCAAGCCGCAAAAGCGAACAAGGTCCAAGTTTTGTTTGCGACGGCTTCCGCTCCCCATCAAACATTGGAACGCTTCACAGAACTTTCAGGAATTCCAGTTGTCACTGCGCCTTCCTATATTCAATCATCAGGTGACGCAAAGACCATTGAGGCTTTGCAAAACTTGTTGGTAAAATCTATTCCATGA
- a CDS encoding ATP-binding cassette domain-containing protein, translating into MNKLLSVSSLQALSKSGTQLSPAVNFELHAGDILFLRGENGAGKSTILKTLLKLHAYYSGKFEFNVKNEEIEYLPQLGNLNFHLPLTLADMLGEATTSPLLAGLDLNKKWNTASGGERQKILFSAALAKKPKVLILDEPFNHVDKDAGLLLEQGLLQFLNENPESALILVSHRSLTQNHARMRFLEIQ; encoded by the coding sequence ATGAACAAGCTTTTAAGCGTTTCCAGTCTGCAGGCCTTGAGTAAATCAGGCACACAACTTTCCCCTGCTGTGAATTTTGAACTTCACGCGGGGGATATTCTTTTTCTGCGCGGAGAAAATGGCGCTGGCAAAAGCACGATTTTGAAAACGCTGCTAAAGCTGCATGCTTACTATTCCGGTAAGTTTGAGTTCAATGTTAAGAATGAAGAAATTGAATATCTGCCTCAGCTGGGAAATTTAAATTTCCATCTGCCACTGACATTGGCGGATATGTTGGGGGAAGCGACGACGTCTCCCTTGCTGGCTGGTCTTGATCTGAATAAAAAATGGAATACGGCCAGCGGTGGCGAACGTCAGAAGATTTTGTTTTCTGCTGCTTTGGCGAAAAAACCCAAAGTTTTGATTTTGGATGAGCCCTTTAATCACGTCGATAAAGATGCCGGTCTTTTACTGGAGCAGGGACTGCTGCAATTCTTAAATGAAAATCCGGAAAGTGCGTTGATATTGGTGTCTCACCGTTCATTGACGCAAAACCATGCCCGCATGCGTTTCCTGGAGATTCAATGA
- a CDS encoding metal ABC transporter permease, with product MTAFLSLLGIYKWSLPASTLMAGTLCLIGAQWTAREKSSQIFVLGQGSSLGIVLGLVLNILLGTDFHWLSLAGGLGVGALTLILSDLLIQRKSDRNHVYLTLFVLFLSLTYLMSSLTPSLESHMAAAYFGDLAVMSDTAAAIAMFAAVLFMGFILMNWRILTQISFQLVNQSLIHRHWKNRLFDVGTLVITTIAIQSMGYLFTMGSLFIATSFASQRSRNLSNYTQRVLVISIVGCLLGFLVSLLSTNLPTVPCVMLGQIAVGILTYMKK from the coding sequence ATGACGGCATTCTTGTCTTTATTAGGAATTTATAAGTGGTCTCTTCCAGCCAGCACGTTGATGGCGGGAACTTTGTGCCTGATTGGTGCGCAGTGGACGGCGCGTGAAAAAAGCTCACAGATCTTCGTTTTGGGACAAGGTTCCTCCCTGGGTATCGTCTTAGGGTTGGTTTTAAATATTCTATTGGGAACTGATTTTCACTGGCTAAGTCTGGCGGGTGGATTAGGCGTAGGTGCACTTACTTTGATTCTTTCCGATCTTTTGATTCAAAGAAAGTCCGATCGTAACCATGTGTATCTGACCTTATTTGTTTTGTTCCTGTCTTTGACTTATCTGATGTCTTCGCTCACTCCGTCACTTGAAAGCCATATGGCGGCAGCTTACTTTGGTGATTTGGCCGTTATGAGTGATACGGCGGCAGCGATTGCGATGTTTGCAGCGGTTCTATTCATGGGTTTCATTTTGATGAATTGGCGAATTTTGACTCAAATCAGTTTTCAACTGGTGAATCAAAGCTTGATTCACCGTCACTGGAAAAATCGCCTCTTTGATGTGGGAACACTGGTAATCACGACAATTGCCATTCAAAGTATGGGCTATTTATTCACCATGGGCTCATTGTTTATTGCGACAAGCTTTGCTTCGCAGCGAAGCCGTAATTTGAGCAATTACACTCAAAGAGTGTTAGTGATTTCTATCGTGGGATGCTTATTGGGTTTCTTGGTTTCCCTTTTGTCTACCAATCTGCCCACAGTTCCATGCGTGATGCTGGGACAGATTGCAGTGGGAATTCTGACTTACATGAAAAAGTAA
- a CDS encoding cyclic nucleotide-binding domain-containing protein, whose product MKMHPADIVQEIKGYSFFKSFSTDLLLQVAAMMHNEVFPAGTVVLKEGQTNRNLYFLRSGKLEISLAGEVLASFDTPGEVWGEMSVITSNPASTSVRAITEVTCYVIKDEDFAHVHPKDKDRFQALLYQIYCMILTERLIKTNEKARLFEILNRELHEAQNALQRGAGGRVLLIEPDKKQQMPLRMALGSTGVHLDIASDAAQAEELLKGGKYDVVVGEDSCVDVLRKVEEQKLSPNVILLTSHDVQGNLGILVPNRFIKNIISRDAEDKNATIRFVLTALGKLLNKDLFGIDKYLTWGVDIQKRVVTHSGQREQLRDDMCTYLKKAGVRTSVIDRVNTVAEEMLMNAIYDAPVDSHGKAIFNHVSRKQEVQLETHQQSVFRYATDGVMAAVAVVDPFGALQRDVIIDYLQTCYNGTAGSLNTTKGGAGRGLHQIIENSDLTIFNVKQGVRTEVICLFNLDGQKRLAQPSFHYFFM is encoded by the coding sequence ATGAAAATGCACCCAGCAGATATAGTTCAGGAAATTAAGGGCTACTCCTTTTTTAAATCATTCAGCACCGACCTGTTACTGCAAGTAGCAGCGATGATGCACAATGAAGTGTTTCCTGCTGGGACAGTGGTTCTTAAAGAAGGCCAAACCAATCGCAATCTTTACTTTCTAAGATCTGGAAAATTGGAAATTTCTTTGGCTGGTGAAGTGCTTGCCTCTTTTGATACTCCCGGTGAAGTTTGGGGAGAGATGAGTGTTATCACATCAAATCCAGCTTCCACATCGGTCCGCGCAATCACAGAAGTGACGTGCTATGTGATCAAAGATGAAGACTTTGCCCACGTTCACCCTAAAGACAAAGACCGCTTTCAAGCATTGCTCTATCAAATCTACTGTATGATTTTGACCGAGCGCCTGATTAAAACGAACGAAAAAGCTCGTTTGTTTGAAATCCTGAACCGCGAATTGCATGAAGCCCAAAATGCTTTGCAACGTGGCGCCGGTGGACGTGTTCTTTTGATCGAGCCAGACAAAAAGCAGCAAATGCCATTGCGTATGGCTTTGGGCAGTACGGGTGTTCATTTGGATATCGCGAGTGATGCGGCCCAAGCTGAAGAGCTTTTAAAAGGTGGCAAATACGATGTCGTTGTCGGTGAAGACAGCTGCGTTGATGTGCTTCGTAAAGTTGAAGAACAAAAGCTAAGTCCGAATGTGATTTTGTTAACCAGTCATGATGTTCAGGGCAACCTGGGGATTCTGGTTCCGAATCGTTTCATCAAAAACATTATCTCCCGCGATGCGGAAGATAAAAATGCGACAATTCGCTTTGTGTTGACTGCCTTAGGCAAACTTTTGAACAAAGACCTTTTTGGTATCGACAAGTACCTTACTTGGGGGGTCGATATTCAAAAAAGAGTGGTCACACATTCAGGGCAGCGTGAACAGTTGCGCGATGATATGTGTACTTACTTGAAAAAAGCGGGTGTGCGCACGTCGGTTATCGATCGTGTGAATACGGTGGCTGAAGAGATGCTGATGAACGCGATTTATGATGCACCTGTAGATTCCCATGGCAAAGCTATCTTTAATCACGTCAGCCGCAAACAAGAAGTGCAATTGGAAACTCACCAACAATCCGTCTTTAGATATGCGACGGATGGGGTGATGGCGGCAGTTGCCGTGGTTGATCCATTTGGCGCTCTGCAAAGAGACGTGATTATCGATTATCTGCAAACTTGTTACAATGGAACAGCCGGCAGCTTGAACACTACAAAGGGTGGCGCAGGTCGCGGTCTTCACCAGATTATCGAGAATTCAGATTTGACGATTTTCAATGTGAAACAAGGTGTGCGCACGGAAGTGATTTGTCTGTTCAATTTGGACGGTCAAAAGCGCCTGGCTCAACCGTCTTTCCATTACTTTTTCATGTAA
- a CDS encoding prolipoprotein diacylglyceryl transferase, which translates to MFPTIEISSEIHVPTYYLVICVVVAICLIWVTRRSQQQKLSVPHTLDLSLLIMAFGFIGGRLFHVFYESFSYYQNNLMRILYFWDGGFVFYGGALLAAFAGMTYLYFKAHDQLENYLDLLAPVLALGYGLGRIACFLAGCCYGRACDLPWAIAGKHPSQLYAVLWELGVVMVLLGLEKSRRPLKFFRTPGRLFYVWMILHGSGRLIMESFRDDFRGPTVGFSISSWISWGIIVLGLTLLSKKPVDSKV; encoded by the coding sequence GTGTTTCCAACGATCGAAATCTCATCTGAAATCCACGTTCCCACATATTATCTTGTAATATGTGTTGTGGTCGCAATTTGCCTTATCTGGGTCACACGACGGAGTCAGCAACAGAAACTTTCTGTCCCCCACACCCTCGACCTAAGTCTTCTGATCATGGCGTTTGGTTTCATTGGTGGACGCCTGTTTCACGTATTTTATGAAAGTTTCAGCTATTACCAAAACAACCTGATGCGCATCCTTTATTTCTGGGATGGTGGTTTTGTATTTTACGGAGGCGCTTTGTTAGCAGCCTTCGCTGGGATGACGTACCTGTATTTCAAAGCGCACGATCAGCTGGAAAATTACCTGGATTTGCTCGCTCCTGTTTTAGCCTTGGGTTACGGCCTGGGGCGAATTGCCTGTTTTCTGGCGGGTTGCTGCTATGGGCGCGCCTGTGACCTGCCTTGGGCCATTGCCGGAAAACATCCTTCGCAGCTCTATGCAGTTTTGTGGGAATTGGGCGTGGTCATGGTCCTCCTCGGCTTGGAAAAATCCCGCCGGCCATTGAAGTTCTTTCGAACTCCAGGAAGACTCTTTTATGTATGGATGATCCTGCATGGAAGCGGCCGCCTTATTATGGAGTCCTTCCGTGATGACTTCCGCGGTCCTACTGTGGGCTTTTCAATCTCCAGCTGGATTAGCTGGGGGATCATTGTTCTCGGCTTAACGCTGCTTTCAAAAAAGCCCGTGGATTCCAAGGTTTAA
- a CDS encoding DNA gyrase inhibitor YacG, protein MSESEKPQGKMVKCPQCGKPALYSPENPARPFCSERCRLIDLGEWASEGYRIPVNNQSSSDSLTSIDDAYDDEDGSNDPRH, encoded by the coding sequence ATGAGTGAATCAGAAAAACCCCAAGGTAAAATGGTAAAGTGTCCACAGTGTGGCAAGCCTGCTTTGTACTCACCTGAAAATCCTGCGCGCCCTTTTTGCTCTGAACGCTGCCGCCTGATTGACCTTGGTGAGTGGGCTTCTGAGGGATATCGCATTCCTGTGAACAATCAATCTTCAAGTGATTCTTTAACTTCCATCGACGATGCATACGATGATGAAGATGGCAGCAACGACCCACGACACTGA